In one Natronosalvus amylolyticus genomic region, the following are encoded:
- a CDS encoding cryptochrome/photolyase family protein yields MHIHWHRRDLRPTDNRGLHHAVAVGDDSVVPVFVFDKGILEHGSPVRVACLLEALDSLRTWYREHDSDLVVLHGDPSAVLPDLARAVDATAVSWNVDYSGLAGERDLAVSAALEDAGIAVHEQQDALCFEPGSITTNEGNHYSVYTYFWKKWRDRDKPDSVPAPSASELAAVTGDPLPTLEYLGFENPEATVPSVGLECARERATTFCDGPIYRYENERDYPARNTTSRLSVDLKYGTIGIRELYEATETAHEQAPDEAARESVQTYQQQLAWREFYAHVLAFNPEVVTENFSGYSHPIEWRNDPDELEAWKAGETGYPIVDAGMRQLRTEAWVHNRVRMIVASFLTKDLLIDWREGYDWYRNRLADHDTANDTGGWQWAASTGTDAQPYFRVFNPMKQGRDYDPGAEYIKTHVAELADVDAADIHDWHELSVSKRRELAPEYPDPIVDHSERREQALAMFERARGEDE; encoded by the coding sequence ATGCATATCCACTGGCATCGCCGGGACCTGCGTCCAACGGATAACCGTGGCCTCCACCACGCTGTCGCAGTCGGCGATGACTCGGTCGTCCCAGTGTTCGTATTCGATAAAGGGATTCTCGAGCACGGGTCGCCGGTTCGAGTTGCCTGTCTGCTCGAGGCTCTCGACTCGTTGCGGACGTGGTACCGAGAGCATGACAGTGACCTCGTCGTGCTACACGGCGACCCAAGTGCGGTACTCCCTGATCTGGCTCGAGCAGTCGATGCGACGGCCGTCAGTTGGAACGTCGACTACAGCGGTCTCGCGGGCGAGCGTGATCTGGCGGTTAGCGCTGCACTCGAGGATGCGGGGATTGCCGTACACGAACAGCAGGACGCACTCTGTTTCGAGCCCGGTTCCATCACGACGAACGAGGGAAACCACTACTCGGTCTATACCTATTTCTGGAAAAAGTGGCGCGACCGGGACAAGCCCGATTCGGTCCCTGCCCCGTCGGCGTCCGAGCTCGCTGCTGTTACGGGCGATCCGTTACCGACTCTCGAGTATCTCGGCTTCGAGAACCCCGAAGCGACGGTCCCGTCAGTTGGACTCGAGTGTGCCCGGGAACGAGCAACCACCTTTTGTGATGGCCCGATTTATCGCTACGAGAACGAACGCGATTATCCTGCACGGAACACCACGTCGCGGCTGTCAGTCGATTTGAAATATGGTACGATCGGGATACGAGAACTCTACGAAGCAACCGAGACGGCTCACGAGCAAGCACCCGACGAGGCCGCCCGAGAATCGGTTCAGACGTACCAGCAACAGCTGGCCTGGCGCGAGTTTTACGCTCACGTGCTGGCGTTCAACCCCGAGGTCGTGACGGAAAACTTCTCCGGCTATTCCCATCCTATCGAGTGGCGAAACGATCCCGATGAACTCGAGGCCTGGAAAGCCGGCGAAACCGGCTATCCCATAGTCGATGCCGGGATGCGACAGCTACGGACGGAAGCCTGGGTTCACAATCGAGTTCGGATGATCGTCGCCTCGTTTCTGACGAAGGATCTGCTGATCGATTGGCGAGAGGGCTACGACTGGTACCGAAACCGCCTCGCCGACCACGATACGGCAAACGATACCGGCGGGTGGCAATGGGCAGCGTCCACCGGCACCGACGCACAGCCGTACTTTCGGGTTTTCAACCCGATGAAACAGGGACGTGACTACGACCCGGGAGCCGAGTACATCAAAACACACGTCGCGGAGTTAGCCGATGTCGATGCCGCCGATATCCACGACTGGCACGAACTCTCCGTCTCGAAACGACGTGAGCTCGCCCCCGAATATCCCGACCCGATAGTCGATCATTCGGAACGTCGCGAACAGGCTCTCGCGATGTTCGAACGCGCTCGAGGGGAGGACGAGTGA
- a CDS encoding phosphatase PAP2 family protein — MTLEAVLRELVFVVGAMLLTATVVLVGPRRFARAVSDSRWRLRQILPVIGLLVTVLLIRLASQNVAIRLQFRVLGRNITSDIERFERTVFPENPVVFLQSLETELLNSFFVFIYLYGYVFLLVFPILAYFSLKRMDTLSSLILAFTANYAIGLICYVFFIAYGPRNILAIDVTPLLYEVYPQSSLLTYEVNQNTNVFPSLHTSLSVTVFALAWWTRDEYPLWVPISGFLALSVVISTMYLGIHWFSDVLAGIVLAGISSYIGITYSVNDLSQIGRSIRSRLRNWTADRS, encoded by the coding sequence ATGACCCTTGAGGCGGTCCTTCGAGAACTCGTCTTCGTCGTTGGCGCGATGTTGCTGACGGCGACTGTCGTTCTCGTCGGTCCGCGACGGTTCGCTCGAGCCGTCAGCGATAGCCGCTGGCGACTTCGTCAGATCCTGCCAGTGATTGGGCTGCTCGTGACCGTGTTACTGATCCGACTTGCGAGTCAAAACGTCGCGATTCGCCTCCAGTTTCGGGTTCTTGGCCGGAATATTACATCAGATATCGAACGGTTCGAGCGAACCGTTTTTCCGGAGAACCCTGTCGTTTTCTTACAATCTCTCGAAACCGAATTGCTGAACTCGTTTTTCGTCTTCATCTATCTGTACGGCTACGTCTTTTTACTCGTTTTTCCCATCCTCGCGTACTTTTCTCTCAAACGAATGGATACGCTTTCGTCGCTCATCCTGGCGTTTACAGCTAATTACGCTATTGGACTGATCTGTTACGTCTTCTTCATCGCTTATGGTCCACGGAACATTCTCGCGATCGACGTCACGCCGCTCCTGTACGAGGTGTATCCACAATCCAGTCTCCTCACATACGAGGTGAACCAGAACACGAACGTCTTTCCATCGCTCCACACATCGCTGTCTGTGACCGTCTTTGCCCTCGCGTGGTGGACTCGAGACGAGTATCCGCTATGGGTTCCCATTTCCGGGTTCCTGGCTTTGAGTGTCGTCATCTCGACAATGTATCTCGGTATTCACTGGTTTTCGGACGTGCTCGCAGGTATTGTTCTCGCAGGAATTAGCTCCTATATCGGCATCACGTACTCTGTAAATGATCTGTCACAGATCGGTCGGTCGATTCGCTCTCGGCTCCGGAACTGGACAGCCGACCGATCCTGA
- a CDS encoding ABC transporter substrate-binding protein — translation MDGPLQRRHFLAGLGAAGSAALAGCTERLWSRAERTAPDRVSLQVKSVPTDDDQVAAMIANRLTENLRAAGIDTDQTAIDEAEFNREVLIDRDYDIFVMRHPGIEEPDSIRSLLHSDYVGEQGWQNPFSLSDPTVDDYLETQLQLSDDERRETFDSLFEYLVEENTAPFTTVAHHDHIGASRATLDLVTLPIDTIDYLNALGSVTDQFVTDDELEDRDPPSLDVGFFGQQLVSRLNPLAVDLTSIRSVFDLLYDPLYRRIDGEYVPWLAQTARWQEENGHLEALVTLREDIRWHDGEPVDAADLAFTTRFLSDTSLGEGESPIPAPRFRGRQSLIEGVSIESDRTVSFSFESSSQEVAQWAFTLPILPEHIWRPRAEVIGEHRTDALAWDNPEPVGSGLFRYDDAADNEFLHLRLFDEHRLLSTEAPELFDQLSFDPDLLETEDGYDGRLNYEISPNVGSAIDALTEGDIDLIASEIPVDSLERIDESESIRPLTRSTGTFYMIGYNLRHPTLTNRRFRGAISRLIDRDDVVDTFFEGYATVAETHNALVGIPDQQWETTRFPQNHDFPGEDGTVDADQAREMFEDAGYSYVEGELVE, via the coding sequence ATGGACGGTCCCCTGCAGCGGCGACACTTTCTGGCTGGTCTTGGAGCCGCAGGTAGCGCCGCCCTAGCGGGATGCACTGAACGGCTCTGGTCTCGTGCTGAGCGAACGGCACCGGACCGCGTCTCACTGCAGGTCAAATCCGTACCGACTGACGACGATCAGGTAGCGGCAATGATTGCAAACCGGCTGACTGAAAACCTCAGAGCTGCCGGAATCGATACTGATCAGACTGCTATCGACGAAGCCGAATTCAACCGGGAAGTCCTCATCGACCGCGATTACGATATCTTCGTGATGCGCCACCCTGGCATTGAGGAACCGGATTCGATACGGTCGCTTTTACACTCCGATTACGTCGGCGAGCAGGGATGGCAAAACCCGTTTAGCCTTTCCGATCCAACGGTTGATGACTATCTTGAAACACAGCTACAGCTCTCAGACGACGAGCGTCGAGAGACGTTCGATTCGTTGTTCGAGTACCTGGTCGAAGAGAACACGGCCCCGTTTACCACCGTTGCCCACCACGATCACATCGGTGCGAGTCGGGCTACTCTCGACCTCGTGACGTTACCGATCGATACGATCGATTACCTCAATGCCCTCGGTTCGGTAACCGATCAGTTCGTAACCGACGACGAACTCGAGGATCGTGACCCACCATCGCTCGATGTGGGGTTTTTTGGTCAGCAACTCGTCTCACGGCTCAATCCGCTTGCTGTCGATTTGACGAGTATCCGATCTGTGTTCGACCTGTTGTACGATCCACTCTACCGTCGAATCGACGGCGAGTACGTCCCGTGGTTAGCGCAGACTGCCCGTTGGCAGGAAGAAAACGGCCATCTCGAGGCACTCGTCACGCTCCGAGAGGATATTCGATGGCACGACGGTGAACCTGTCGACGCCGCAGACCTCGCCTTTACTACCCGGTTTTTGTCCGACACGTCTCTCGGTGAGGGAGAAAGCCCGATCCCCGCTCCGCGGTTTCGAGGCCGTCAGTCACTCATCGAGGGGGTGTCGATAGAATCCGACCGGACTGTCTCGTTCTCGTTCGAATCGTCGTCACAGGAGGTCGCCCAGTGGGCATTTACCCTGCCGATTCTTCCTGAGCACATCTGGCGCCCGCGAGCGGAGGTCATCGGTGAACACCGGACAGACGCACTGGCGTGGGACAATCCGGAACCAGTCGGCTCCGGTCTCTTTCGCTATGACGATGCGGCCGATAACGAGTTTTTGCATCTTCGGTTGTTCGATGAGCATCGACTCCTGTCCACTGAGGCACCCGAACTGTTCGATCAACTTTCGTTCGATCCCGACTTGCTCGAGACCGAAGATGGGTACGATGGTCGACTAAACTATGAAATATCACCTAATGTCGGCTCGGCGATCGATGCGCTCACCGAGGGTGATATCGACCTGATCGCAAGCGAAATTCCAGTTGACAGCCTCGAGCGTATCGACGAATCGGAATCGATTCGTCCGTTGACTCGTTCGACCGGGACGTTCTATATGATCGGCTACAACCTGCGCCACCCAACACTCACGAATCGGCGGTTTCGGGGAGCAATCTCGAGACTGATAGACCGAGATGACGTCGTCGATACGTTCTTCGAGGGGTATGCGACCGTCGCGGAAACCCACAACGCACTGGTGGGTATTCCGGATCAACAGTGGGAAACCACCCGGTTTCCACAAAACCACGACTTTCCTGGGGAAGACGGTACTGTTGATGCCGACCAGGCCCGGGAGATGTTCGAAGATGCCGGCTATAGCTACGTCGAGGGTGAGTTAGTGGAGTGA
- a CDS encoding SDR family NAD(P)-dependent oxidoreductase has product MTTDQYRVDGDVALITGASSGIGETIAERFAADGVDVVICSREQAAVDTVADRINESDRPGRALAVECDVTDNAAVEAMIEATLETFDGLDVLVNNAGASFMANFDGISENGWETIVDINLTGTYRCTHAAAEALKDGGGIVVNLSSVAGVQGAPYMSHYAAAKSGVNALTASLGFEWANEGVRVNAIAPGFVATKGVEAQMGIAAEDVDRSELNRRMGTVEEIADVAQFLASPAASYIVGQTLEVAGKPAIMEDPTV; this is encoded by the coding sequence ATGACGACCGATCAGTACCGGGTTGATGGAGACGTCGCACTAATTACGGGAGCCTCGAGCGGTATCGGTGAGACCATCGCCGAGCGGTTCGCCGCCGACGGCGTCGACGTTGTCATCTGCTCACGCGAACAGGCTGCCGTCGATACGGTCGCAGACCGAATCAACGAAAGCGACCGGCCGGGGCGGGCACTCGCCGTCGAGTGTGACGTCACTGATAACGCGGCCGTCGAGGCGATGATCGAGGCGACCCTCGAAACGTTCGACGGGCTAGATGTTCTCGTCAACAACGCAGGAGCGAGTTTTATGGCGAATTTCGACGGTATCAGCGAGAACGGCTGGGAGACCATCGTCGATATCAACCTGACGGGGACCTATCGCTGCACCCACGCCGCTGCGGAGGCCCTCAAAGACGGAGGTGGCATCGTTGTCAACCTCTCGAGCGTCGCCGGCGTTCAGGGCGCACCATACATGAGCCACTACGCCGCGGCGAAATCGGGGGTGAATGCGCTAACAGCCTCACTCGGCTTCGAATGGGCGAACGAAGGCGTCCGCGTTAACGCCATCGCTCCCGGTTTCGTCGCGACCAAGGGCGTCGAGGCCCAGATGGGAATCGCCGCCGAAGACGTCGATCGTTCCGAACTCAATCGTCGAATGGGGACCGTCGAAGAAATCGCCGACGTCGCTCAGTTCCTCGCGAGCCCCGCCGCATCGTACATCGTTGGACAGACGCTCGAGGTCGCCGGCAAGCCGGCGATCATGGAAGACCCTACCGTATAA
- a CDS encoding TIGR04024 family LLM class F420-dependent oxidoreductase encodes MTQTPIRTLHLPVAAQPTVDSLVDIARTGEKHGYKRAWLPETWGRDAVTVLTQIAAGTEEIGIGPSIANVYSRSPALLGQTAATLQEVSDGRMRLGIGPSGPAVIEGWHGVDFDRPLRRTREYIDIVRAVTSGETLYYDGDIFSLAGFRLRCDPPEEQIPIDAAGMGPKSVELAGRFADGWHAIVFTPEGMKERLEDLRRGVELGDRDRDDVRVTLSLTACALEDGDRARELARQHLAFYVGAMGTYYRESLSRQGYEQEATDIAAAWSSGNHDEALELISDELLDDLGAAGTPEHARAELEKFEAIDGVDSLAIGFPRGATTDEILQTIEVLAPEP; translated from the coding sequence ATGACCCAGACACCAATTCGAACGCTGCATTTACCGGTCGCTGCACAGCCAACCGTCGACTCGCTCGTCGACATCGCCAGAACGGGCGAAAAACATGGATACAAACGCGCGTGGCTTCCCGAAACCTGGGGGCGTGATGCCGTCACCGTGCTCACACAGATCGCCGCCGGCACCGAGGAAATCGGTATCGGCCCGAGTATCGCCAACGTCTACTCGCGGTCACCCGCGTTACTGGGCCAGACCGCAGCAACCTTACAGGAGGTCTCGGATGGCCGAATGCGACTCGGGATCGGGCCGAGCGGTCCTGCGGTCATCGAAGGCTGGCACGGTGTCGACTTCGACCGCCCGCTCCGGCGCACGCGTGAGTACATCGACATAGTCCGCGCGGTCACCTCGGGTGAGACGCTGTACTACGATGGCGACATCTTCTCACTGGCTGGCTTTCGCCTTCGCTGTGATCCGCCGGAAGAACAGATCCCGATAGACGCCGCCGGGATGGGGCCGAAATCAGTCGAACTGGCTGGCCGCTTCGCCGACGGCTGGCACGCTATCGTGTTCACCCCCGAAGGCATGAAAGAACGGCTCGAGGACCTTCGGCGAGGCGTCGAACTCGGTGACCGCGACCGGGACGACGTGCGTGTTACCCTGTCGCTGACCGCCTGTGCCCTCGAGGACGGCGACCGCGCCAGGGAACTCGCACGGCAACACCTGGCGTTCTACGTCGGGGCCATGGGAACGTACTACCGCGAGTCACTGTCCCGACAGGGCTACGAGCAGGAAGCGACCGACATCGCCGCTGCCTGGTCGAGCGGCAATCACGACGAAGCCCTCGAGTTGATCTCAGATGAACTGCTCGACGACCTCGGCGCAGCCGGCACGCCCGAACACGCTCGAGCGGAACTCGAGAAGTTCGAAGCTATCGACGGCGTCGACTCGCTCGCCATCGGCTTCCCCCGTGGCGCAACCACGGACGAGATTCTACAGACAATCGAGGTCCTCGCGCCGGAGCCCTGA
- a CDS encoding molybdenum-dependent transcriptional regulator, translating into MTTERSYRTELTAGSLTIDRRDVEMLETIGTHGSIHAAADALGRSYARMQRRLDALENAIGPVTERRRGGSQGGGTDLTEAAFDLISQFERHRTDLEGIVNATESVLTGTVDSRDGELATVETAAGPVVAIVPEGAMQVEIGIRSDAVVLTDPAGVPDSDGTSLRNRLHGRVTQRRAGTSVVQVTLEVAEGVELETVVTRVSAERLGLEPGRHIVASFKATAARAVPASPGTQSQTGGDEERTDDA; encoded by the coding sequence ATGACGACCGAACGAAGCTACCGAACCGAATTGACCGCTGGCTCGCTCACGATCGATCGCCGCGACGTAGAGATGCTCGAGACCATCGGAACTCACGGCTCGATACACGCGGCTGCCGACGCATTGGGCCGGTCGTACGCTCGTATGCAGCGCCGACTCGACGCCCTCGAGAACGCAATCGGTCCGGTAACCGAACGCCGCCGTGGCGGTTCCCAGGGTGGCGGGACTGATCTCACCGAGGCTGCGTTCGACCTCATCAGTCAGTTCGAGCGCCACCGAACCGACCTCGAGGGAATCGTCAACGCGACTGAGTCGGTCCTTACGGGAACGGTCGACAGCCGAGATGGCGAACTCGCGACGGTCGAAACGGCTGCCGGCCCAGTCGTAGCCATCGTCCCCGAGGGCGCTATGCAGGTGGAGATCGGCATTCGATCCGACGCCGTCGTCCTCACGGACCCAGCAGGCGTTCCGGATAGCGACGGGACGAGTCTACGCAACCGTTTGCACGGCCGGGTGACACAGCGAAGAGCGGGAACGTCTGTCGTGCAGGTAACTCTCGAGGTGGCCGAGGGTGTTGAACTCGAGACGGTCGTTACCCGGGTGAGTGCAGAGCGACTCGGGCTCGAGCCGGGGCGTCACATTGTGGCTTCGTTCAAGGCAACGGCAGCGCGGGCGGTTCCGGCCTCGCCTGGAACCCAGTCACAGACGGGCGGTGACGAGGAGAGGACGGACGACGCGTGA
- a CDS encoding amino acid ABC transporter ATP-binding protein yields the protein MTGVITARDVTQCYDADPVFEGVDLSVQSGEVVALIGPSGVGKTSLLRLLALFEPPSDGTITYDGVDVWAASESQRLTCRRRLGMVFQDQSLFDASVRRNVEYGVHVRKPWPERLRRNVADFFGSKNGTGPAVDALAVVELEDAIDRSADSLSGGEAQRIAFARALAYEPDVLILDEPTSDLDPRNTDLIEQAVLEASRRDIGIVMATHDMNQAKRIADRVGVLLDDGIIELGPTDQIFEHPRDDRTRQFIDGELIY from the coding sequence ATGACTGGTGTCATTACCGCCCGTGACGTAACGCAGTGCTACGACGCCGATCCGGTGTTCGAGGGCGTCGACCTGTCTGTGCAGTCAGGGGAAGTCGTCGCACTCATCGGGCCATCGGGGGTCGGAAAGACCTCGCTGCTTCGCTTGCTCGCATTGTTCGAACCACCAAGTGATGGGACGATTACCTACGACGGTGTCGACGTCTGGGCGGCGAGTGAGAGCCAACGGCTTACCTGTCGGCGCCGACTTGGAATGGTGTTTCAGGACCAGAGCCTGTTCGACGCGAGTGTTCGACGCAACGTCGAGTATGGCGTGCACGTACGGAAACCCTGGCCCGAACGGCTCCGGCGAAACGTTGCCGACTTCTTCGGGAGCAAAAACGGAACCGGCCCGGCGGTAGATGCCCTCGCGGTCGTCGAACTCGAAGACGCGATCGACCGGTCAGCAGATTCACTATCCGGTGGGGAAGCCCAGCGGATCGCGTTCGCTCGAGCCCTGGCCTACGAACCGGACGTCCTGATACTCGACGAACCCACCTCGGACCTGGATCCCCGAAACACCGACCTGATCGAACAGGCTGTCCTCGAGGCGAGCCGACGAGATATCGGTATCGTCATGGCAACTCACGATATGAATCAGGCCAAACGGATCGCCGATCGGGTCGGCGTCTTGCTCGACGACGGCATCATCGAACTCGGGCCGACCGACCAGATTTTCGAACACCCTCGCGACGACCGAACGCGTCAGTTCATCGATGGGGAACTGATCTACTAA
- a CDS encoding ABC transporter permease: MVMWLHTLSALLPTFPFEWNYVRTIIEVSLYVSVTAVLISTLLSLPIALALGFTEFRGKRAMTAIITTGMGFPSVVVGLVVLFTVSNQGPLGSLNLVFTREAMILSQIVLAAPVITGVSLAAVSSIDQNVHDAAYVMGGTRLDVALVTIKEARYGIATAVLAGFGRAISEVGGVLIVGGNIAGPDGTSKTRTLTTAIQLEARQGQFELAMILGAILVVLVLLVNALVLRLGDDGDRGGVRGR, from the coding sequence ATGGTGATGTGGCTACACACGCTCTCGGCGCTTTTGCCAACGTTCCCGTTCGAGTGGAACTACGTGCGAACCATTATCGAGGTCTCGCTGTACGTCAGCGTCACCGCAGTCCTCATCAGCACGCTCCTCAGCCTCCCCATCGCGCTCGCGCTTGGCTTTACTGAATTTCGAGGAAAGCGTGCAATGACTGCAATAATTACGACCGGAATGGGCTTTCCAAGCGTCGTCGTTGGGCTTGTCGTTCTTTTCACCGTCTCGAATCAGGGTCCACTCGGCTCCTTGAATCTCGTCTTTACGCGTGAGGCGATGATTCTCTCACAGATCGTCCTCGCTGCTCCGGTGATTACCGGTGTCAGCCTCGCCGCGGTCTCGAGCATCGACCAGAACGTGCACGACGCGGCGTACGTGATGGGTGGTACCCGACTCGACGTTGCACTGGTGACGATCAAGGAGGCACGGTACGGCATCGCCACGGCAGTTCTGGCCGGTTTCGGCCGCGCGATTAGCGAAGTCGGTGGTGTCCTCATCGTTGGTGGAAACATCGCCGGTCCGGATGGGACCTCGAAGACGCGAACCCTGACGACGGCGATTCAACTCGAGGCTCGCCAGGGCCAGTTCGAACTGGCGATGATCCTCGGCGCGATATTGGTCGTGCTGGTCTTGCTCGTGAACGCACTCGTTCTCCGCCTTGGCGATGATGGAGATCGTGGAGGGGTGCGTGGACGATGA
- a CDS encoding substrate-binding domain-containing protein, with amino-acid sequence MSIQRRTFLATLGGSVAASTAGCLGSFTDDTAEGAITGEELTLTTTTSTYDTGLLDEVNAPFQDRFGVTVDTVSQGTGAALQTARNGDSDVVMVHARSLEDEFISEGYGVNRRDLMFNDFVIVGSADDPAGIAGMEAATDALETIAETESMFISRGDNSGTHTKELGLWDAAGVEIGSGGEWYLEAGQGMGEVLTQADQQGAYTLADRGTYLSMRADIGLEILVEGPVEGGPEALMNPYGIVAVNPAVHENVSYDLAMAYIGFITGPVAQEIIEEYTVNGEQLFFPESLSENPNFGQYVPEDWRNEENDADQ; translated from the coding sequence ACAACGACGAACGTTCCTGGCCACGCTTGGCGGGAGTGTCGCGGCGAGCACTGCTGGGTGTCTGGGCTCGTTCACAGATGATACTGCTGAGGGTGCTATCACCGGTGAGGAACTGACGCTGACGACGACGACGAGTACCTACGACACCGGGTTACTCGACGAAGTCAACGCCCCGTTTCAAGACCGATTTGGCGTAACCGTCGATACCGTCTCGCAGGGCACCGGTGCGGCCCTGCAGACGGCTCGAAACGGCGACTCCGACGTGGTGATGGTCCACGCCCGATCGCTCGAAGACGAGTTTATTTCGGAAGGATACGGCGTCAACCGGCGCGATCTGATGTTTAACGACTTCGTCATCGTTGGCTCGGCGGACGATCCGGCCGGAATAGCGGGCATGGAAGCGGCCACCGACGCGCTGGAGACGATCGCCGAGACGGAGTCGATGTTCATCTCCCGCGGTGACAATTCGGGGACCCACACCAAAGAGTTGGGGCTCTGGGATGCGGCCGGCGTCGAAATCGGTAGCGGCGGCGAATGGTACCTCGAGGCCGGTCAGGGAATGGGCGAAGTACTCACTCAGGCCGACCAACAGGGTGCTTACACGCTGGCCGACCGGGGAACGTACCTCTCGATGCGTGCCGATATCGGCCTCGAGATTCTCGTGGAGGGGCCCGTCGAAGGCGGGCCTGAAGCGCTCATGAATCCGTACGGTATCGTCGCGGTCAATCCGGCCGTCCACGAGAACGTTTCGTACGACCTGGCGATGGCGTACATCGGGTTCATTACCGGACCCGTGGCCCAGGAAATCATCGAAGAGTACACCGTCAACGGCGAGCAGTTGTTCTTCCCGGAATCGCTCTCGGAAAACCCCAATTTCGGCCAGTACGTCCCTGAAGATTGGCGTAACGAGGAGAACGATGCGGACCAGTAA